CTGTGCCCTCTTTTGCCTCAGTACCACTGATCAGCCATATCTTTTCCTCCTCCATATTAATTTTGTTGTTTAATATTCGAGGAACACCATGAATTTTCACGCGCTATTAGCTGATATCAATGCCATTGTTTGGGGCCCTATCACCCTATGTTTACTGGTTGGTACCGGTCTTTATCTCACTATTCGACTTAAACTATTACAAGTATTTCAGCTCCCTTTTGCATTAAGTTTGTTATTCAAACCTGCAACAGGCAAAGGCGACTTATCATCATTTGCAGCCTTGTGTACTGCCCTATCGGCAACCATAGGTACAGGTAATATTGTTGGTGTTGCCACCGCGATAAAAATTGGTGGCCCAGGGGCACTGTTTTGGATGTGGTTAGCCGCATTTTTTGGCATGGCAACCAAATATGCCGAATGTATGTTGGCAGTTAAATATCGCACCACGGATGCCAAAGGCAATATTGCTGGCGGCCCAATGTATTACATTGAGCGAGGACTTGGCCTTAAATGGCTAGCCAAAATCTTTGCAGTATTTGGCGTTGGAGTGGCCTTTTTTGGTATTGGCACTTTTGCGCAAGTTAATGCGATCAGCGATGCCATGACAATTGCGTTTAATGTACCTACATGGGTGACAGCACTTGTACTGACAACAATGGTGGCAGCTGTCACATTGGGCGGCGTCAAACGTATTGCAAATGTCGCTCAAAAGCTGGTGCCTACAATGGCGCTGGGCTATGTCTTAGCGTGTATTTGGATTCTGTTTAGCTTTTCAGAGCAAATTATACCAGCGCTCGAATTAGTGGTTCACTCAGCCTTTACCCCTATTTCAGCTGCAGGTGGATTCTTAGGAGCCACTGTTGCTCAAGCCATTCAAATTGGTATTGCTCGTGGTGTATTTTCAAATGAATCTGGCTTAGGTAGCGCCCCAATTGCAGCTGCTGCAGCCAAAACAAATGAACCTGTTGAGCAAGGCTTAGTGAGCATGACTGGCACCTTTTTCGACACTATTTTAATTTGTACTATGACAGGCTTAGTACTGATAATTACTGGGGTGTGGAATGGTGATACCGCGGGAGCTGCAATGACCAGCGCCGCATTTGCATCTGGTGGCTCGGTGATTATTGGCCAATATATTGTGACAATTGCGTTGGTTTGTTTTGCCTTTACTACTATTTTAGGCTGGCATTATTACGGCGAACGTTGCTGGAACTACCTCACTAGCAAGCGTTTAGGTGACAAAGGGATTAAGGTATATCAACTGACATTTTTAAGCTTAATTGCGGTGGGAGCTTTCATTCAATTAGATTTAATTTGGATGCTGGCGGATACGGTCAATGGCTTAATGGCAATCCCTAACCTAATTGCGCTAATAGGCTTAAGACATGTGATTTTGACTGAAACCAATCATTATTTTGAAAAGAAAAAGCGCCAAATATCTCAACCTGTACCAGCAAAAAGCAACTAGTGTGACTTGCTCAATCACTGAATAGCTAAGCCATTAAATAGATAAGTTATTAAATAGATAAGTTATTAAATAGATAAGTTATTAAATAGATAAGTCATTAAATAGCTAAGCTTTTGGCATTATTAAAATAACACCCGTCGAGCAATATCAGTTTATTACTGCTGATATTGTTCTGCTTTAGTGTATTTATCCACTAACGCTTGAATAGTGCCATCAGTCTTCAGTTGAGCAATAGCACGATTAATTTGCGGCATCATTTCACTGTGTTCTTTACGAAGGCGCATCACTAACACTCCTCTTGAATGCACTGACGCTAACGCAATGGGCATGCTTAATTTTTTGGCCCAATATAATGCAGGTAAATCCCCTGATATTGCCGCTTGGACACGCTGTTTATGTAAGGCTTTAATCAGTTGTTTCTCAGAACCAAAATCAACCCGAGTAAAGGCATCATCATCATGATAAAGATACCCTCTCACAGTGCCAATGGGCTCACCTTCAATCATAGTAATATCGGCCCATTGGGATTTATTTTGCTTTAAAGTGATGATGTTTTCTTGAATATTGAGGATAGGCTCAGATTGAATGAATAGCTCGCCCATATCACCTTTTGGAAACCAACTTGGACTGACAAAATCAAAATCTAATAATCCCTTTTCTAATGCTTGATTCGTGCGTTTGGGAGGAAAGTTATGTTTTTCGACTTTAATCTCAGCCATAGACAATATTTGCGGCACAAGCTCACCTAAAATCCCGGAATTTTCTACTTGTTCAGGAATGTAATAAGGCACCCATGAGCTAGAACCATTCACATTATATTTGAGGATTGTCGCAGCACTGTTCATTGAGAAAAAACAGATAATAGCAGTCACAGTAAACTGGATGATTTTTTTCAAATAATTATCCCTCACACAGTACAAGCAATAAAAAATTACCATCAAATTTCATAGTATCAACTATTTAAAGTAAAACAATTTATTAACATAGTTAAGTGTTTTTTCAGCTAGTAACGTAAAAACATCATCCTTTATTATGGCAAATACATCCGGTTCACTATTTTAATTTAGGCTTTTATGCACCTAAAGCTTATTAGGCTTAGTCTGCAACACATCAGCAAGCGCTAAACTAACTAATTGGACTTTAAACTGAACACATTTTAAGTCATAGTGAAAAATCTAAATTTAGACTCGAATAATGGATATCGATTAGATTGAAACCGCCGAATAGCAATCAAGCTGAATCAATAGAGAAGCCAACAGTTCCTCTTTTAATAGCGCCCAAATTAGGCTTTTATTTACCAGTCATTATTATTGCTGGGTTATTGCTAACATTTCCCCATAAGACACTCTCAACCTTTAGTTTATCCACCCAATTTTTCCTTGAAAACTTTGATTCTCAATTCATTCAACTTTCCAGTTTATTGTTAATAGTTGCCACCGTTATTTGCTTTAGCCCAATAGGGAAAATACGCATTGGCGGCGACCAAGCCAAAACAGAGTTTAATTTTGCTAGTTGGATAGCCATGTTATTTACCGCAGGAATGGGGTCAGGGCTGATTTTTTGGGGGGTAGCAGAACCTGTTTATCACTTTGTGAATCCCCCTGCCTTTTTACAAGATGACTTTTCATCAGTTTCAGGCGCATTAGCCATTACCTATTTTCATTGGGGATTACATGCATGGGCCATATACGCGATGACAGGTTTAGTAATGGCATGGTTTGCCTATAATCGAAATCGCAGCTTACGGATCAGTGCCAGCTTTAGCGATCAAAAACCAAAGTGGCTCAGCATATTAGATTTACTCGCGGTAGTTGCAATCATATTTGGCATGGCCGGCACCTTCGCCAATACCGTAGCATTAATTCAAACCGGGCTTGAGCAAGCCGTCGGACTTAACGTTGGCAGTGCTAGTTTCAGGATTGGTTTAATACTGTTTATTGCCGTGCTGTTTACCTTGTCATCAATTGCAGGACTCAGCCAAGGCATTAAACGTTTAAGTCAATTCAATACCTTATTTATGGTGGCGATTTTAGTGGTAGTGATTGCCCTAGTTGACCCGATTAACAGCATGAAATTAATGCTGGAATCAACGGTAAGTTACTTGCAACTACTGCCTAAAGTGTCTTTTAGCGTTGGTGAGCCAGCGAAATGGAGCCAAGGTTGGACTGTAATTTACTTAATTTGGTGGATTGCTTGGGCACCTTTTGTTGGTCCTTTTATCGCTAGAATAAGTAAAGGGCGGAGCATTAGGCAGTTTTTGTCTTGCACGATTTTATTACCTACATTGACATCAATTATATGGTTCTCAGGTTTTGCAGGCAGCGTGCTGACGCAACCTTTTGCTGCAGAAGTGATGGCAGCAGTGAATCAAGAGTATACCTTGGGTTTATTTAGCTTTTTTAGCCATTTAAGTGGCGACGGTTTTCCGTTAGGCAGCATTTTATCTGTGGCGGCGATATTGTTATTAGTTACTTTCCTTATCACCAGTGCTGATTCGTCGATATACATCACCAGTATGCTCACTGGCAGCGAAAGCCACACAGCTAAAATGCTTTGGAGTATTGTGCTAATAGCAATAACTATTGCACTTGTGACCATCAATGATGTTGATTTAAATAAACAAATCGCCATTGTTGGCGCCATTCCATTTACCTTAGTGATGAGCGCTCAAATCATATTTTGGTTAAAGGATGTGTTAATTACCAACAAAAATTTGAACTAAAAAAGCCTGATGAGAGCATCAGGCTTTTCATTGATAACAGTTAACTTAAACTGTTATTTCACTTCGGTTACTATGTCTAAATTCAGTTTCACATCCAGTGATAGACGAGCAAGCTTGTTATTTAATATTAACCTTACCTTATGTAAATCAGGCAATAACTGGTGAGACTTTTTAGGGTTAACGTTAATATTCACCATTAATTCTGGCCCAACTTTAGCAATTCCTGTCAGCATCAATTCCTGCGGGCTTGAACCATTCGCCTCAGACACACTTTCGTGAACCAATGAACAGATTTCTTTGCTGGGTTTCATCATCAGAAGCTCTCTAAATGCGCCAATTAACATCATTAATGGTACTTTAATGAAGTACGCTCCGATAAGCAGCATCATTACGGAGTCAGCATACACTGCATAGGTATACCAAGGCGTATATGTAAGAATTAACCCAACAATCAAACCAGCACACACTGCCCCACTCACAACAGTGTCCATTTTCCACAGCTTAATTTCAGCAATAAATAACCCTGAACGTTTCGGTTCATTTTGCTTAACTAAAAACCACCATACTGCGAGACAACCAAACAAGTTAACGAAACCAAATACGGCAGCGAATGACATATCAATTTCTCTACCACCACTTAAAAAGACATTGAGTGCTGATGACAAACTAAAGCCTAATAACATTAAAATCACCGCCCCTTTAATGGCGACGACAATAGGTTCAATGATGGCTTTACCAAACGCGAATTGTGAACGAGAAGAACCACGCATATAACTAGAAGCAGCAAGCGATAACATTGTGAGTAATAATCCAATTAAAGAGTAACCACCGTCAAATAATATGACAATAGAACCACTCATTAACCCTACAACCACGCCCATAACAGCAAACGATAACGCTGCTAAAGCAGATATAATAAGTAATTGTTTATCTTCTATTTTATTTTGTTCACGCATTCATTATCACCAGTAAAAACCTGTGATAAGTATTGCTTTACAAGGCTATTTTCTCAACAGCTCATCAAGTTAATAAGCCATATGATGCATAACCAATTAATTAAACAATTAAAAATCAATACCTTACATTAAATATCAGTGTCAATATTATTGACGCTGAGTGAGTTGGTATCATTTTAGTCGGTGAGATCAGAACTTAAACAGGTAATCACTGATCTGATCACACAGCCAAGATACTGGCTCAGGTATCGCGCTACCCGGCATTGAAAACATGCAATAGTCTTCATGGGTTAGACCATAAGTGTGCTTAATAACAGCCAATTTTTCACTACGTAAATGAGGACGAATAAGCGGTTCAGGTAACACGCCCCAAGCTTTCTCAGAGACTATGGTATTGAGCATGTACTCAAAACTCGAAAATCCAATATGCCTTAAGGAAAAAGGCTGTAGCTCTGGGTTATCTTTGTCGTTTAAATACACCATCACAGCTTGCATCGATTCCCGTAACTGGCTGTCTGACACTCGTTTTAAACTGGCCAAAGGGTGATGACTTTCACATACCGACATCATTCGAATCTTACCCAATGGTAAATAGTCAGTGTTGGCGTCATCTACTCGTTCAAAATCCACCCCAAAGGCAAAGTCTACCTGTCCCGTATTAACCAGATTAGCTAAATCACCACTAGATGCTAAAACTGTATTCACAGTAGTGGCATCAAAGTGATTGTTGAGGGCTAAAATAAAAGTTTGCCAGACTTCATCAGGAAAAGAGTCATCTCTTGCAAGCCAGATTTCAGAGCGAAACTTATCTATGGTTTGCTCGCAGGTCTGCTTTATTCGTTCACAAGTCGACACCACACTTTCGCAATCTTTATAGATAGATTTACCTACTTCCGACAGCACTAAACTATTGCCAGAACGGTTAAACAACTTGGCCTCTAAACTCGACTCAAGCGCTTTAATCGCCATGCTCAATTGGGTGCGATTGCTATTCAGTTGCTTAGCTGCTGCAGTCACCGACCCAGCATCAGCAATGGCGCAAAAAATTTCTAACTGCTTAAGATTCATAGATTGACCGAATGATGCCAATTAAACTTCGATAGTTACTGCTGACGAAGTTGGTATTGTGTTTGAGCTAATTGATTATATTGTTCCAATAAGCTCAGCTGATTATTTGTTTCCGAGCCATTCTGTAATGCCCCATTTTTTATAGGCTTAGCTTCTATAAACTTAGTTTGCGCGGCCATGGCTTGTAAATCAATTTTTAACTGGCCGTGGCTATCGTATTGACTAGCAAACGTGCCCATATTAATCATATCCACTTGCCAATCAGTCAACTGACCAATGACATAGTTGCCATATTGAAAGGCTTCATATTCATTGAGCAAGGTTAAAAAGTCACTGAAACCAAAACCTGTTAATTGTTTCTGTGCGGTAAATGCAGCTAAATAACCTTGTGAAACAACATCTCCCTCTCCAGCCATTGCGCGCTGAAATTGATATGAATGCCGAGTTTCATGGATTAAAAATGCCAATGAGGCAAACGCCTCTTCTTCGGCTAATTTGTCAGGATTTAAGTACACAATACCTTTACCACCCACCTCAACATCAAAGTCAAAATAGACCATTTTTTTAGGGTAGCTGTAATTATCGATAATTAGCTGTGGCGCCTCAGTGCCAAAGCTTTGCACTTCTAAAGCAAACACTTTTTTAAGCCAAGGGATTTGTTCATCTATGGTGAGTGAAGGCCAATTCTTTATGGCGTTAGTTAGAGCTTTATCCTGCGCAATAAGCTCAAGTAAGGTATCGGCATGATCGATGGTTAATTCATACGCTGGGGCTAAAAACGCCTCACTTTGAGGCTGTAAAGCAAATGCTAGTGGTGCTTGTTGTTGCAGTGTTTGGTTAGCATAAAAGCTATCGGCAATAGCTGGCAGCGAAAAGCAAGAAATGCCTATGCCTATCCATAGTATTAATCGGTTAAAAATAGAACTGTTGAGCCTAGGTTTGAACATAGTCATCGTACTTCCATAAGGGTATTTATTATTGTTATTTCGCCTGCAGAATATCACTAATATTTAGCTTGTTCAGCATCATTACGCTTTAGGCTCTAGCTTTGAGCTTTGAGTTTTGAGCTTTGAGTTTTGAGTTTTGAACTTTGAACTTTAGCCTCAGATTTATGACTAATACACTAATATAGCTACATAGTTCCATTACCTTATATTGTTACTGGGTAGAGTTTGACATGAAACCAGATCGCACCACAGCCATGCAAAATATCATATCGCAAGTCAAGTCCGAGTTTCCGTTAACCGAGCCCGAGACCTTCGTATTTGGCCCCGAGGGGAGCTGCCAAGGTTGCCCGAAAAAGTTATTAGAATTGGTCGATAGTGAAATCAGTTACTGGGAAGCTGCAATCAATAATGGTGATACCCCACAGCTAGGTGAAATCAGTCGTTTCGGCAAACTGTGTAAAAACGTCAAGCGTGGATTAGATAGAAATGGAGTGATTGATAAATATCGCGACTATCTGCAAAAAGAATAAATAGCGTAACCCACCCCCAAAAAAAGCATGCCTCCCCACATAACTCCCTATCGCGTTCAAAGTGATCTTTAATACTCTTACCTTAAAGCTTTCATCAAGTTAGCCAATGCTCTATGCTTAATTGAAGCCTAGTAATTAAAAATAACTTCAATACAATGGTCATATAATCGACAAAATAAAATGTACCTAAGTGAGGCAAGAATGGAAAAATCCAAAATAGTCGTTATTGATGATGATCCAGTATGTACTAGCATGTTGCTTGCCATTTTAGGGGATGATTATCTTGTATTGACGGCCAATTCAGGTGATGGCGCTATTGAACTACTGTCATCGGTAAAGCCAGATTTAATCTTCTTAGATATCACCATGCCCGATATCAATGGTTATCAAGTATTGAAGTATGTCAAAGAACAAACACCTAATGCAGACGTGCCTATTGTGGTCGTTAGCTCATTAGTTGAAGAATCAGATCAAGATTTTGCATTAAAACTGGGTGCAAATGATTACCTTACTAAACCTATCTTGCCAAATGCGGTGCAAAAGATGGTAGATATGTATCTAGCGTAAGCACTTTTTAGTTATTAGTCAGAAAGCATCATTTATAAAAAACGCCGTAATGATTTTTCATTGCGGCGTTTTTACATTTTTAACGTATGAAATCAGTGCTTATTTAGCGCCAGGTTCTGCGTGCTGGTTCATCCATTTCTCAACTTCGTTGTACCAGTAAATTGAGTTATTTGGCTTCATGATCCAGTGGTTTTCATCTGGGAAATAAATCATCCGTGATTCAATACCTTTGGTTTGCAAGGTACGGAATAACTCAAAACCTTGGCCTACAGGCACGCGGTAATCTAACTGACCATGTACCACTAATGTCGGCGTATCAAAGTTTTCAGCGCCGTAATGTGGCGAAATTGATTTGTAGATCTCAGGATTATCCCAGTAATCGCCAAAGCGAGTGCTGTGCACCGAGAAATCAGCAGCCATTTGCGAGTACATGTTATATACCGCAGCATGAATAAATAATGCATTAAACGGCTGATCTTTTTGACCTAAAATAATCGATGATAAGTAACCACCGTAGCTTGCACCACCTGCCACTAAACGATCGTTATCGATCCAGTCTTTCGCTTTAAACCAATCAGTCGCTTTGAATACATCTTCCAACGACTTATTTTTCCAGTCAGGGTTAATGCTGTCAGTATAATCTTGACCAAAACTGTTAGAGCCGTGGAAGTTAGGCCATGCCGTTACGTAACCCCAAGAAGCAAATGTTTGTGCATTCCAGCGGTAATGGAAACCATCAGAAATAGCACTATGAGGACCACCGTGGATCAGCATCATTAACGGATACTTTTTGCTTTTATCAAACCCTGGAGGGTAATGAACCCACATTTGTACGTCTTGGTCGTTATAACCTTTGTAGGTCACTGACTCGTAGGTACCCATATCAACATCAGCTAAAATGTCATCGTTAAAGCTGTCTAAACGCGTAGTTTTACCATTGCTTGGGTTAATTTTAACTAGACGGGCTGGGTACAAAAAACTGTCGTTAGCGGCGACGATAGTACCGTCGTTAGCTATAGATGGCGCACCGAAGTTGGTTTGTTTAGTAATCGGTTTCACTTTGCCATTTTTAGCATTGATATGAAAAATGCGTCGAGTTGCAGCATCGTCAATCGCTGCGTAAAACCCTTTGCTATCAGCCGTCCAGCTAAAGCGGGCAACAGAGCGATCCCAGTCAGTGGTGATCACACGTTCTGTGCGCTTTTTCACATCCAATAACACAAGGTTAGCAGTGTCTGCATAAAAGCCGTGGATCAGCTGGCGAGTAAAGGCTAACGTTTTTCCATCTGGGCTAAACGTTGGGCTTGAATCTGGCGCTTCATTTTTAGGGGTTAAGTTAACCACTTTACCACTGCCAATTTTCGCCATGAAAATATCAATTTTTGGATCAACCTGATTCGCCCAACCATTACTATTAAACGCAATGAGTTGCTCGTCAGGTGAAATGTCGTAGTTGCCACTGCTTTGCGATGATCGCGGCAGTTGCTTATTCAATGGCTGAGTAATCGCTTCTACTTCGCCACCTTTAGCTGGAATACGAAATAAATGAGCTTCACGGTCTTCTTCAATCCAGTGATCAAAACTTGAAAATGGCAGTGCATTCCACTGGTGCGCAGAGACTTTATTGTCTTTATTCGCTTTTAGCTGAGTTGCCATTTCGTCCCAATTTTTACCAGGGAAGATACGGCTAATGAAGTAAACATTATCACCAACCCATTTAAGGCCTTTAACGCCACCTGGCACATTGGTTAATCGCTGAGCTTCACCCGCTTTGTCCATTGGTAATAAATACACTTGACCAGCATCATCTTTATTACGCTTACTGATAAACGCGAGTGTTTTACCGTCAGGAGAGAACGTCGCTTCACTTGCACGTTGCCCTTCTGCGGTCAACGCGCGTTGACCTTTACCGTCTTTATCAAATAACCACAACTGAGTGGCGCCTTTGTCTTCAGGCACATTGTACTGAGTCACTGGGGCGATAATATATTCGCCATTTGATGAAATAATTGGATTACCAATTCGGCTTAATTGCCAAAGCACATCAACCGATAAGGTAGTATCTTGTTCCGCTTTATTTTGCACTGAAAGCGCTGATTTTGTTGGCTCTGCCGCTATTGATGCCGCAGGCATCAACAAGCACATGAGCACTATCCCAACTTTCTTCACGAGAGGACTCCTTGATTTATTTATTGTTATTTTCTTCATTACTAGCATTTTTTCGTAATGCCAGTCAGTACAGCTAGTGATGAATGTTAATCGAATTAACAACGAGAGAACGGGACAACCATCACCCTTGTTACATCAGCATAAATCCATTGTCATACTTAACAATTAAATAAAGCTTAAACCGCACTATTCCACTTAGCATCAATCGCATTAGCAAACTGTTGTTTACTTTTCACTCATATATCATCCCACATCAAATTGATACATTGATCAAAATTTCGTACTAAACATCATCAATATGTTTGCCTCCCTCCATACATTTGGCTATTTTGCCAAATAACAAAATGTTTTATCACATTTCAACCAGAAAGGACTTTGCAATGACTGAACAAGAGCAATTAAGGCTGGATGCGCGATCAGCTGTTCTTAAGGCATTAGCGCACCCAACCCGCTTATGGTTACTAGAACAGCTGCAACAAAATGAACGCTGCGTTTGTGATTTAACTGACGGTGTTAATGCTGATATTTCGACGGTATCCAAACACCTTTCAGTACTAAAACAAGCGGGGATTATCAGCAGCCGACGCGAGGGTAAAAAAATATTTTACCGCCTTGAGACGCCATGTTTGCTGAAAATGTTCGACTGCGTAGAAACCGTTATTGAAAAGAACGCCAAAAAACAAGCTGCATTACTTAAACCATAAACCTTAAGCCTTAAGCCTTCACGACCATAAGTAATTAATAAAACTCTGGTTAATTGACTTCTTCGCTGATTAGCCCGTTCCTAAGAAAAGAAGTAGAGGAATAACAAATGAAAATTGAAATACTCGGAAGTGGTTGTAAAAAATGTACTAATTTAGCCAACGACGTATCAGCAGTTGCTGAGCGTTTAGGTGTCAAAGCTGACATTGAGAAAGTCACCGATATGGCAAAGATTTTAGATTATGGGGTGATGTCGACTCCAGCGATTGTGATTAACCACAAAGTCATTACGGCAGGCACTGTGCCATCCTCTGATGAGATTGAAAACATTCTCACGCAGTCTCACTAGTCATTAAAAGGATACGTCATGAATATTCGAACAACAGTGTCTAAATGGCTACTGCCACTTGCGG
This window of the Shewanella goraebulensis genome carries:
- a CDS encoding alanine/glycine:cation symporter family protein — encoded protein: MNFHALLADINAIVWGPITLCLLVGTGLYLTIRLKLLQVFQLPFALSLLFKPATGKGDLSSFAALCTALSATIGTGNIVGVATAIKIGGPGALFWMWLAAFFGMATKYAECMLAVKYRTTDAKGNIAGGPMYYIERGLGLKWLAKIFAVFGVGVAFFGIGTFAQVNAISDAMTIAFNVPTWVTALVLTTMVAAVTLGGVKRIANVAQKLVPTMALGYVLACIWILFSFSEQIIPALELVVHSAFTPISAAGGFLGATVAQAIQIGIARGVFSNESGLGSAPIAAAAAKTNEPVEQGLVSMTGTFFDTILICTMTGLVLIITGVWNGDTAGAAMTSAAFASGGSVIIGQYIVTIALVCFAFTTILGWHYYGERCWNYLTSKRLGDKGIKVYQLTFLSLIAVGAFIQLDLIWMLADTVNGLMAIPNLIALIGLRHVILTETNHYFEKKKRQISQPVPAKSN
- a CDS encoding substrate-binding periplasmic protein, whose product is MNSAATILKYNVNGSSSWVPYYIPEQVENSGILGELVPQILSMAEIKVEKHNFPPKRTNQALEKGLLDFDFVSPSWFPKGDMGELFIQSEPILNIQENIITLKQNKSQWADITMIEGEPIGTVRGYLYHDDDAFTRVDFGSEKQLIKALHKQRVQAAISGDLPALYWAKKLSMPIALASVHSRGVLVMRLRKEHSEMMPQINRAIAQLKTDGTIQALVDKYTKAEQYQQ
- a CDS encoding BCCT family transporter; amino-acid sequence: MKPPNSNQAESIEKPTVPLLIAPKLGFYLPVIIIAGLLLTFPHKTLSTFSLSTQFFLENFDSQFIQLSSLLLIVATVICFSPIGKIRIGGDQAKTEFNFASWIAMLFTAGMGSGLIFWGVAEPVYHFVNPPAFLQDDFSSVSGALAITYFHWGLHAWAIYAMTGLVMAWFAYNRNRSLRISASFSDQKPKWLSILDLLAVVAIIFGMAGTFANTVALIQTGLEQAVGLNVGSASFRIGLILFIAVLFTLSSIAGLSQGIKRLSQFNTLFMVAILVVVIALVDPINSMKLMLESTVSYLQLLPKVSFSVGEPAKWSQGWTVIYLIWWIAWAPFVGPFIARISKGRSIRQFLSCTILLPTLTSIIWFSGFAGSVLTQPFAAEVMAAVNQEYTLGLFSFFSHLSGDGFPLGSILSVAAILLLVTFLITSADSSIYITSMLTGSESHTAKMLWSIVLIAITIALVTINDVDLNKQIAIVGAIPFTLVMSAQIIFWLKDVLITNKNLN
- a CDS encoding cation transporter — encoded protein: MREQNKIEDKQLLIISALAALSFAVMGVVVGLMSGSIVILFDGGYSLIGLLLTMLSLAASSYMRGSSRSQFAFGKAIIEPIVVAIKGAVILMLLGFSLSSALNVFLSGGREIDMSFAAVFGFVNLFGCLAVWWFLVKQNEPKRSGLFIAEIKLWKMDTVVSGAVCAGLIVGLILTYTPWYTYAVYADSVMMLLIGAYFIKVPLMMLIGAFRELLMMKPSKEICSLVHESVSEANGSSPQELMLTGIAKVGPELMVNINVNPKKSHQLLPDLHKVRLILNNKLARLSLDVKLNLDIVTEVK
- a CDS encoding LysR family transcriptional regulator, which gives rise to MNLKQLEIFCAIADAGSVTAAAKQLNSNRTQLSMAIKALESSLEAKLFNRSGNSLVLSEVGKSIYKDCESVVSTCERIKQTCEQTIDKFRSEIWLARDDSFPDEVWQTFILALNNHFDATTVNTVLASSGDLANLVNTGQVDFAFGVDFERVDDANTDYLPLGKIRMMSVCESHHPLASLKRVSDSQLRESMQAVMVYLNDKDNPELQPFSLRHIGFSSFEYMLNTIVSEKAWGVLPEPLIRPHLRSEKLAVIKHTYGLTHEDYCMFSMPGSAIPEPVSWLCDQISDYLFKF
- a CDS encoding response regulator, whose translation is MEKSKIVVIDDDPVCTSMLLAILGDDYLVLTANSGDGAIELLSSVKPDLIFLDITMPDINGYQVLKYVKEQTPNADVPIVVVSSLVEESDQDFALKLGANDYLTKPILPNAVQKMVDMYLA
- a CDS encoding alpha/beta hydrolase family protein: MKKVGIVLMCLLMPAASIAAEPTKSALSVQNKAEQDTTLSVDVLWQLSRIGNPIISSNGEYIIAPVTQYNVPEDKGATQLWLFDKDGKGQRALTAEGQRASEATFSPDGKTLAFISKRNKDDAGQVYLLPMDKAGEAQRLTNVPGGVKGLKWVGDNVYFISRIFPGKNWDEMATQLKANKDNKVSAHQWNALPFSSFDHWIEEDREAHLFRIPAKGGEVEAITQPLNKQLPRSSQSSGNYDISPDEQLIAFNSNGWANQVDPKIDIFMAKIGSGKVVNLTPKNEAPDSSPTFSPDGKTLAFTRQLIHGFYADTANLVLLDVKKRTERVITTDWDRSVARFSWTADSKGFYAAIDDAATRRIFHINAKNGKVKPITKQTNFGAPSIANDGTIVAANDSFLYPARLVKINPSNGKTTRLDSFNDDILADVDMGTYESVTYKGYNDQDVQMWVHYPPGFDKSKKYPLMMLIHGGPHSAISDGFHYRWNAQTFASWGYVTAWPNFHGSNSFGQDYTDSINPDWKNKSLEDVFKATDWFKAKDWIDNDRLVAGGASYGGYLSSIILGQKDQPFNALFIHAAVYNMYSQMAADFSVHSTRFGDYWDNPEIYKSISPHYGAENFDTPTLVVHGQLDYRVPVGQGFELFRTLQTKGIESRMIYFPDENHWIMKPNNSIYWYNEVEKWMNQHAEPGAK
- a CDS encoding ArsR/SmtB family transcription factor; amino-acid sequence: MTEQEQLRLDARSAVLKALAHPTRLWLLEQLQQNERCVCDLTDGVNADISTVSKHLSVLKQAGIISSRREGKKIFYRLETPCLLKMFDCVETVIEKNAKKQAALLKP
- a CDS encoding thioredoxin family protein, with translation MKIEILGSGCKKCTNLANDVSAVAERLGVKADIEKVTDMAKILDYGVMSTPAIVINHKVITAGTVPSSDEIENILTQSH